CAACCAGACCCCGGCATCCTTAATAAGGCGTAGCGACCGCGCCAGATTGACCACTTCGAATAAGGTAACCGTTTCGGCAGCCCCACAGGCGGCCCGCCGGGCAACGGCGCTCAACGGCGCCGACTTGTCGCGCGGCAAAATGATCGCATGCACGCCGGCGGCATCCGCCACCCGCAAACAAGCGCCAAGATTGTGCGGATCTTGTACCCCATCCAACACCAGCAACAGCGGCTGATCCGGCAACGCCTTCAGGAACACGGCCAAATCCGCTTCATTGCCGACCGGCGCCACCCGCAACCGGGCTACCACACCCTGATGCCGAAGCTCGCCGGCAAGGTCATCAAGCTTGGCGCGCGGAACGCGTTGGAATTTGATATTCGCCGTTTGTGCCGCCGCCAATACTTCACCAATGCGTTGATCGGCGCGATCGGAACTGATCCAAAGACCGGCGATGCGTTCAGGATTCTCTTTGATCGCGGTCAGTACGGCGTGCAGACCGCCAATAATTTCTTCTGTCATAGGTTAGGCGCGCTTGCGGCGCGATGTACGACTCTTCTTGCCAGCGCGTTTAGCGGTCCGCCGATTATTAGCACGACCACCGCTTTCTTTTTCTTTCGTCGGTGCGGCCGATTTGCCGACGAGCTCGAAGTCGATGCGCATCTCGTCCAGATCGACGCGGACGACGCGCACGCGAAGCGGATCGCCCAAGCGAAACGTCTGATGCGTACGTTCGCCCACCAACCGATGTTTGGGGGCATCGAAATGGAAATAATCGTTGCCCAACGCCGTCACATGCACCAATCCGTCAACATAGACCTCGTTGAGCTCGACGAAGATGCCGAAGCCGGTGACGCCGGAGATGATACCGTCGAACTCCTCGCCGATGCGGTCCATCATGAATTCGGTCTTGAGCCATTTGTTGACCTCGCGCGTCGCGTCATCGGCGCGGCGTTCGGTCATCGAGCAGTGATCGCCCTGCTGGCGCGCAAGGTCGATCGACACCGGATGCGACTGGCGGCGGAGAATGTCCTTGATCGCGCGGTGCACCAGGAGATCGGGATAGCGCCGGATCGGCGAAGTAAAGTGCGCGTAGTTCTCGAAACCGAGCGCGAAGTGGCCGACGTTGTCCGGACTGTAGTGCGCCTGGCTCAAGCTGCGCAGCAACACGGTTTGAATGAGCCGCGCATCGGGCCGCTGCTGCACCGACGCCAGCAACTTGGCGTAGTGCTGCGCCTTCGGCGCGTCACCGCCGCCCAAATTGAGACCGAGCTCGAACAGGAAGGCGCGCAGGTCGGTCAGCTTCTCTTCGGTCGGTCCTTCGTGGATACGATACGGCGCCGGTATCTTGTGCTTCTTCAATAGTTCGGCGGCGCTGACGTTCGCCGCCAGCATGCATTCTTCGATGAGCTTGTGCGCGTCGTTGCGATGCAGCGGTACGATATTGCTGATCTTGCGTTGCTCGTCGAAGACGATGCGGGTCTCCGGGATTTCGAAGTCCACCGCCCCGCGCTGCTGGCGCGCGGCGTGCAACACCTTATATAGCGCGTACAGCTGCTCCAGCGGCGCGACCAGCGCCTCGTACTCGCGCCGCAATGTCGGATCGCGGTCCACCAGGATGGCGGCGACCTTGGTGTAGGTCAGCCGCGCCGCCGAGCGCATGACGGCTTCCATGAATCGGTGCTTGCGAATCTCGCCGCGCGGGCCGATGTGCATTTCGCACGCCATGCACAGCCGGTCGACCTTCGGGTTGATCGAGCACAATACATTCGACAACACCTCCGGCAACATCGGGATGACGCGCTGCGGGAAATACACCGAGTTGCCGCGAGCATAAGCCTCGCGGTCGAGGGCGCTGTCGGGGCGCACGTAATGGGCGACGTCGGCGATCGCGACAATCAAGCGCCAGCCTTTGCCGTCGGGCTCGCAGTACACCGCGTCGTCGAAATCGCGCGCGTCTTCGCCGTCGATGGTTACGAGCGGCACGTGGCGCAGATCGGCGCGGTCGGCGATCGCATTGGCCGGCACCTCAGTACCGAAATGCCCGGCCTCGTCGAGCACCGCGTCCGGCCACTCGTGTGGAATGTTGTGCGCACGGATCGAGACTTCGATCTCCATGCCCGGCGCCATGTGATCGCCCAACACCTCGACCACGCGTCCCACCGGGCCGCTGCGCAACGTCGGTTGCTGCACGATTTCGGCGACTACGATCTGGCCGTCTTTGGCGTTTGCCTCCGAGCCGGTCGGGATGACGATGTCTTGGGCGATGCGCTTGTCAGACGGCGCAACGAAGCCGGTACGATCTTTGGCGACGTAGCGGCCGACGATGGTCTTGTGCGTGCGCTCGAGCATCTCGACGATCGAGCCGGTGCGCCGGCCGCGCTGGTCGAGACCGGTCACACATGCCAACACGCGATCGCCGTGCAGCGCCTTGCGCATCTCGCGCGGCGCCAGGAACAGATCGTCGCCGCCGTCGTCCGGCACCAGAAAGCCGAAGCCGTCGGCATGGCCGATGACACGCCCGCGTACCAGGTCCATTTTGTCCGGCAGCCCATAGAGCCGGCGGCGATTCTTGAACAGCTGGCCGTCGCGCTCCATCGCCCGCAACCGCCGCTCGAATGCCTCGCCGTCGCGCTCGCCCTCGACGTTCAGTGCCGCGGCAATTTCTTCAAACGACAGTGGTTCGCCGCGCTCGTTCAATAGCGCCAATATTGCCTCGCGGCTAGGCACGGGAAATTCGTATTTGGCGGCTTCGCGTTCTGCCATGGGGTCGCCCTTGGGCGACCGGTCTTGCGTTGACATGAATTTAGGCTCTCGGTACAGTGCGCCTCCGCTCGAAACCGTCGCTTTTCTCGCGACGTTTCTTGCCGAGGTGGCGGAATTGGTAGACGCACTAGATTCAGGTTCTAGTGGGGGAAACCCCGTGGAGGTTCAAGTCCTCTCCTCGGTACCAGATTATCACCGCGCGCGACCCTAAATAGAAGCGAGCGTAGACGAAAAAGTCTGCACGCTTTTCGGCGCGGCGAGTCTTTCGTGCGTTCCCGTAACACGCATCGTCGTTTCTCGATCTATCGATTCGGCTCGATCTCGTCCGGTACTCCCCGCTTACCGGGACACTAGCGTCGCCCAAATTCGGCGCTCGGCCTCCGCGCAACGACAATCAGCGCGTCGAACCGTCGGCTTTTCGACGCGCTGATGTCGGTTTGCCGACACGGCGTCCTTCCACATATCTCACGAATCCCCGGCGCGTTGTAAACAAAATAAACGGTGCTACTTAATTCCGCTTAACCGTTCACTTCGGGTAATCGAGGTGGAACGGGACTTGCAGCTTGGTATGGCAAACACAACAGATTGACGTCAGTCAGCTAGGCAGGAACGAATGGGGCTTGGGCAAAAAACCTTCTTACGCCGTCACTCGCGAGTATCGACTATTCGCCGGGTACGCGGCTTTACATTGGTAGAGCTGATGATGACGCTCGCCATCGCCGTTATTTTAGGCACCGTCGCCATACCCAGCATGCGCTCCATCATCAATGCCAATCGGCTCGCCAGCACGACCAACGACTTTGTCAGCAGCTTATCGCTTGCCCGCTCGGAAGCACTAAAGCGCGGATTTAACGCCGTCGTTTGTAAATCGGGCGGCGGCACAACTTGCGTAACCACCGGCACCTGGGACAACGGCTGGATCGTGTTTGCCGATCTCGACAACAGCAACAGCTGGAGCACCGGCGATGTCTTGATCCGCCGTTACGATAGCTTGGGATCAAGCACCGCCATTACCACTTCCAGCAACTCCATTGTTTACGACCGCCAAGGCCAGGCAACCGCGTCGGCGACCTACACCGTCTGCAATTCGGCGGTAAGCAAAAAGAAAGTCGTTACCGTCAGCACCTCGGGGCAACACGCGCTGACGTCAGGAACCTGCTGACCATGTCCACCCTTCGCAACTACAACACCGGGACCAGCTTGATCGAAGTGCTGGTGTCGGTACTCGTGTTGTCGATTGGTTTGCTCGGCCTGGCGATGATGCAGGTGCAAGGCATGCAATCGAATACCGACGCTTACCTGCGAACCCAGGCATCGATATTCGCTTACGAAATTATTGATCGTATGCGTGCCAATCCGGCTGCCGCTAGCAGCGGGTCTTACACCGTAGCGACGACAACCGCCGCTACTACGAAAATCACCAGCTATAGCGGTTGCAGTGGCAACGACGGCGCTTGTAATTGCGCTGACGTCGACGTGACATGCAGCACCAGTAACCTCGCGCTTTATGACCTTGGTAAATGGTACGAAGAACAAGCGCGCATACTGCCGGCGGCGAGCGATAAATCGACGATCAGCAAAAGCGGTAACGAGTACACCATCGTCATTCGCTGGATGGAACGCGAGCTGTCGATGAGCCAGTCGTGGGTGATCGAATTATGAAACGCGCCAAGGTTCCAACAGCCGGCTTCAGTCTCGTCGAACTAATGGTAGCGATGGTAATCGGCTTAATCGTGTTGGGCGCTGCCACCAGTCTTTTTGTCGACAGCAAAAAGAATTATGTCGTGCAGGACAGTCTCGCACGGTTGCAAGAAAATGCTCGCTTCGCCATGCAGAAAATGGTGCGCGATCTACGGATGGCCGGTTATTACGGTTGCGCCGACGACATAACGGCCATTACCAATACGTTGAACCAATCCGCCGCTGGCGGCAGCTACGATACTAGCGATCCGATCCAAGGATCCGAAAGCAAGAGTAACTGGTATCCGACAGCGAGCCCGGCGGTCGCCCCGCCGACCACTATGCGTACTGGCACAGATGCGTTCACGGTTCGGTATCTCGACCCAGGCATATCGACAACCATCGATTCACCGTTTATGCCGAACACCTCAGCGGCACTTCATACCCCTGGCGGTAGCGGCCTTGCGGTAGGCGATATCGTGTTTATCCACGACTGCAGCGCCGGTGCGATTTTTCAAATTACCGGCCCTAGCGATCCGAATGGCGGCACCATCGTCCATAACACCGGCGGCTCAACGCCGGGCAACTCCACTAAGGATTTGGGCAAGATCTTTGAGGGCGATGCCAAAATTTCCAAGTATTACTACGCCATGTATTACATCGCCCCAAGCACCACCGCCGGTTGGTCGTTATACCGCCAAACCGTCAACTCCGCCGGCGCCCAGACCGAGGAATTGGCGGCCGGCATCGAAGATCTCGAGCTGCTGTATGGCGAAGATACGACCAACGGCGACAAGGTCCCCGATGTTTATCGCAAGGCGAGCGCTGTCGGCAACTGGGACAACGTCGTTAGCGTCCGTGTCGGTTTGCTCGCTCGCACCCTGGCCAACACCGACAGCGGCAATACCACACACGGTGCCTTCTTAGATACGACGACGGGCTATGACGTCGACGGCGATGGCGCTAATGAAACTAACTTCAGTGCGGCGCAAAACGATAAATACGAACGCCGCATTTTCCGAAACACCGTAACGTTGCGGAACCGCCAATGACCACGCCACGCACCACTCGCATCACTGTTCCAATCACCCGTTATCACTGTTCTATTGATAAGCGCCAGCGCGGCGTTGCCTTGGCGATGGCGCTGATCCTACTGCTCGTACTGACCGTCTTAGGCATATCGGCGATGGGCACCAGCTCGGTTCAAGCGGTAATGGCGCGCAGCATTCAAGACACGCAACGCGCCTTCGAGGCGGCGGAATCGGGCTTAAATAAGGCCATTAACACCGCCGGTAGCTTCGACCTTTACCAAGCCGTAAATAACAACTTTACTTTTGGTAGCGGCGGCGCTCAGACCAGCGCCGCCGTTACGACCGAATTCTTGTCGTTTGCCGCGCCGACCCGCGGCAGCGGCTATAGCGCCGTCAATTTCGACTCCGCCAATTTCGATCAGAGCAGCGTCGGCGCGGTTAGCACGACCAGTGCCAAGACTACCTTACATCAGGGCGTCAGCCAGATCGTTAATAAATCCGAATAAGGGGTATCGAAATGATCCTCAAACGTACGCTCATTGCTCTGGGTACTGCCGCGCTCGCTGGATACGCGGCATCCGGCTTTTCGTTAGACACCGATATTTATCTGGAGCCGCCGTCGGTGTCGCGCAACGATGCGCCAAACGTGCTGATCATCTT
The window above is part of the Gammaproteobacteria bacterium genome. Proteins encoded here:
- the rlmB gene encoding 23S rRNA (guanosine(2251)-2'-O)-methyltransferase RlmB, coding for MTEEIIGGLHAVLTAIKENPERIAGLWISSDRADQRIGEVLAAAQTANIKFQRVPRAKLDDLAGELRHQGVVARLRVAPVGNEADLAVFLKALPDQPLLLVLDGVQDPHNLGACLRVADAAGVHAIILPRDKSAPLSAVARRAACGAAETVTLFEVVNLARSLRLIKDAGVWLVGASHDAPETLYGTDLKGPMAFVLGGEGQGLRRLTREHCDILVRIPMAGTVPSLNVSVATGICLFEAMRQRGGGS
- the rnr gene encoding ribonuclease R, with translation MSTQDRSPKGDPMAEREAAKYEFPVPSREAILALLNERGEPLSFEEIAAALNVEGERDGEAFERRLRAMERDGQLFKNRRRLYGLPDKMDLVRGRVIGHADGFGFLVPDDGGDDLFLAPREMRKALHGDRVLACVTGLDQRGRRTGSIVEMLERTHKTIVGRYVAKDRTGFVAPSDKRIAQDIVIPTGSEANAKDGQIVVAEIVQQPTLRSGPVGRVVEVLGDHMAPGMEIEVSIRAHNIPHEWPDAVLDEAGHFGTEVPANAIADRADLRHVPLVTIDGEDARDFDDAVYCEPDGKGWRLIVAIADVAHYVRPDSALDREAYARGNSVYFPQRVIPMLPEVLSNVLCSINPKVDRLCMACEMHIGPRGEIRKHRFMEAVMRSAARLTYTKVAAILVDRDPTLRREYEALVAPLEQLYALYKVLHAARQQRGAVDFEIPETRIVFDEQRKISNIVPLHRNDAHKLIEECMLAANVSAAELLKKHKIPAPYRIHEGPTEEKLTDLRAFLFELGLNLGGGDAPKAQHYAKLLASVQQRPDARLIQTVLLRSLSQAHYSPDNVGHFALGFENYAHFTSPIRRYPDLLVHRAIKDILRRQSHPVSIDLARQQGDHCSMTERRADDATREVNKWLKTEFMMDRIGEEFDGIISGVTGFGIFVELNEVYVDGLVHVTALGNDYFHFDAPKHRLVGERTHQTFRLGDPLRVRVVRVDLDEMRIDFELVGKSAAPTKEKESGGRANNRRTAKRAGKKSRTSRRKRA
- a CDS encoding GspH/FimT family pseudopilin, which encodes MGLGQKTFLRRHSRVSTIRRVRGFTLVELMMTLAIAVILGTVAIPSMRSIINANRLASTTNDFVSSLSLARSEALKRGFNAVVCKSGGGTTCVTTGTWDNGWIVFADLDNSNSWSTGDVLIRRYDSLGSSTAITTSSNSIVYDRQGQATASATYTVCNSAVSKKKVVTVSTSGQHALTSGTC
- the pilV gene encoding type IV pilus modification protein PilV, whose translation is MSTLRNYNTGTSLIEVLVSVLVLSIGLLGLAMMQVQGMQSNTDAYLRTQASIFAYEIIDRMRANPAAASSGSYTVATTTAATTKITSYSGCSGNDGACNCADVDVTCSTSNLALYDLGKWYEEQARILPAASDKSTISKSGNEYTIVIRWMERELSMSQSWVIEL
- a CDS encoding PilW family protein — its product is MGDRIMKRAKVPTAGFSLVELMVAMVIGLIVLGAATSLFVDSKKNYVVQDSLARLQENARFAMQKMVRDLRMAGYYGCADDITAITNTLNQSAAGGSYDTSDPIQGSESKSNWYPTASPAVAPPTTMRTGTDAFTVRYLDPGISTTIDSPFMPNTSAALHTPGGSGLAVGDIVFIHDCSAGAIFQITGPSDPNGGTIVHNTGGSTPGNSTKDLGKIFEGDAKISKYYYAMYYIAPSTTAGWSLYRQTVNSAGAQTEELAAGIEDLELLYGEDTTNGDKVPDVYRKASAVGNWDNVVSVRVGLLARTLANTDSGNTTHGAFLDTTTGYDVDGDGANETNFSAAQNDKYERRIFRNTVTLRNRQ